In one bacterium genomic region, the following are encoded:
- a CDS encoding 1-acyl-sn-glycerol-3-phosphate acyltransferase produces the protein MSRTVREWEKEFSLSAHPWLKDHCPTFTIPTLPFSFMVAEIAQAGRKISGLPHLIELRDVKVTSWLAFPEGHQRVRVSAELVEAGEGRALVAVRLASFHRKMGEQEIFSPFCEGRALLAAEEVRDEFSAMVSEEPALASHPGSGIYASGYRFSGPSFRILRELRAHRGNFWTAELALPEETPADAALFFPFLLDGLFQALPKEEWPDWHRSLAGRIGFPFRISSARFFGPEIQDGPFQAEVRFLGFETENQLPQFRLRLFARRQSSWKLMAELAYQEYLVPLAKLLDLAPSDRAAFLREGRYIPDLSLSEVSAEEARLKPETIRQVDWLKGTVAQVYLESPELIREYRGLDLRQALIWLAERVVVKELIAMNEGIHPRDVHLKKVGDGDWEATSPALPHQSHQVGVEFCDGEFRARKRGPARIDLDQGLILWRARLGLSRSPVEVLGRSLIEKFLGGIVLEDSRDFDGLRGRPVLFLANHQTFVESFLLNLMTASVAQNPVVFLAKHEHREQWIGRFEEICTTYPGLSELKTIHFVDREDPRALFEVGAALENFLVRERTSVVIHVEGRRSYEAGDPVQKVSSVWLDLSIRTGVPVVPVQIVGGLPLSNPGRRKYDFPVDCGRQRFVIGRSIPAASLAALPYADRLRKVKAALNRKLGALVERPFPAEPEFQARAEAFGRLSGASEPAAVLWTSLERHWLLHQEPRSGLEFDNPFDALVAAGRIMLASGQAPHLETSAVLDSAWFENLVAWLFGGRLKVEVGGLSSGYRLKV, from the coding sequence ATGAGCCGGACGGTTCGGGAATGGGAAAAAGAGTTCAGCCTGTCGGCCCACCCTTGGCTGAAGGATCATTGCCCGACCTTCACGATTCCGACCCTGCCTTTCTCCTTCATGGTGGCGGAGATCGCCCAGGCCGGCCGCAAGATCAGCGGCTTGCCCCACTTGATCGAGCTCCGCGACGTGAAGGTGACTTCTTGGCTGGCGTTTCCCGAAGGCCATCAGCGGGTCCGAGTATCGGCCGAGCTCGTCGAGGCCGGCGAGGGCCGAGCCCTGGTCGCGGTGCGGCTGGCCTCCTTTCACCGCAAGATGGGCGAGCAGGAGATTTTCAGCCCCTTCTGCGAAGGGCGGGCCCTCTTGGCGGCCGAGGAAGTCCGCGATGAATTCAGCGCGATGGTGAGCGAGGAGCCGGCCCTCGCTTCGCATCCCGGTTCCGGGATTTACGCCTCGGGCTACCGCTTTTCCGGTCCTTCTTTCCGAATTCTTCGCGAGCTGCGCGCCCACCGCGGCAATTTTTGGACGGCCGAATTGGCCCTGCCCGAGGAGACCCCGGCCGACGCGGCGCTCTTCTTCCCGTTCCTCCTCGACGGGCTTTTCCAGGCGCTTCCCAAGGAGGAGTGGCCGGACTGGCATCGCTCGCTGGCCGGCAGGATCGGCTTTCCCTTTCGCATCTCCTCGGCCAGGTTCTTCGGGCCCGAAATCCAAGACGGCCCCTTTCAAGCCGAGGTGAGGTTCTTGGGCTTCGAAACGGAGAATCAGCTTCCCCAATTCCGGTTGCGGCTGTTCGCGCGCCGTCAGTCCAGCTGGAAACTGATGGCCGAGCTGGCTTATCAGGAGTACCTGGTGCCGCTGGCCAAGCTTTTGGACCTGGCGCCATCCGACCGCGCGGCCTTCCTGCGGGAGGGGCGTTATATTCCGGACCTCTCGCTCTCGGAAGTTTCGGCCGAGGAGGCTCGGCTCAAGCCGGAGACGATCCGGCAGGTCGATTGGCTCAAAGGAACGGTGGCTCAAGTCTATCTCGAATCGCCGGAGCTCATCCGGGAATACCGGGGGCTCGACCTCCGCCAGGCGCTGATTTGGCTGGCCGAACGGGTGGTGGTTAAGGAGCTGATCGCGATGAACGAGGGCATTCACCCTCGCGACGTCCATTTGAAGAAGGTCGGCGACGGGGATTGGGAGGCGACCTCGCCGGCCTTGCCTCATCAGTCCCACCAAGTGGGAGTGGAATTCTGCGACGGCGAGTTTCGGGCCCGCAAGCGGGGGCCGGCTCGGATCGATTTGGATCAAGGCTTGATCTTGTGGCGGGCGCGCCTCGGCCTCAGCCGCTCGCCGGTTGAAGTGTTGGGGAGGAGCCTGATCGAGAAATTTTTGGGAGGCATCGTCTTGGAAGATAGCCGGGATTTCGACGGCCTCCGCGGCCGACCGGTCCTATTCCTGGCCAACCACCAGACCTTCGTCGAATCCTTCCTGTTGAATTTGATGACCGCGTCGGTGGCTCAGAATCCGGTCGTGTTCTTAGCCAAGCACGAGCATCGAGAGCAGTGGATCGGGCGTTTTGAGGAGATTTGCACGACCTATCCCGGGCTCTCCGAGCTGAAAACCATCCATTTCGTCGACCGGGAAGATCCCCGGGCTCTCTTCGAGGTCGGGGCGGCCTTGGAAAATTTCTTGGTCCGCGAGCGGACCTCGGTCGTGATCCACGTCGAAGGCCGCCGGTCCTACGAGGCCGGCGATCCGGTCCAGAAAGTGAGCAGCGTTTGGCTCGATCTCAGCATTCGGACCGGCGTTCCGGTGGTCCCGGTGCAGATCGTCGGCGGGCTTCCCTTGAGCAATCCCGGCCGGCGGAAATACGATTTCCCGGTCGATTGCGGCCGGCAGCGCTTCGTGATCGGCCGATCGATACCGGCGGCAAGCTTGGCCGCCTTGCCTTACGCCGATCGCCTCCGCAAGGTGAAGGCGGCCTTGAACCGGAAGCTCGGCGCCCTGGTCGAACGGCCCTTTCCGGCCGAGCCGGAGTTTCAGGCCCGGGCCGAAGCCTTCGGCCGGCTCTCAGGCGCCTCCGAACCGGCCGCGGTCCTCTGGACCTCCTTGGAGCGCCACTGGTTGCTCCATCAGGAGCCGCGGAGCGGGCTTGAGTTCGACAATCCCTTCGACGCTTTGGTTGCCGCCGGCCGGATCATGCTCGCCTCGGGTCAAGCTCCGCACCTCGAGACCTCGGCGGTGTTGGATTCGGCATGGTTCGAAAACCTCGTGGCCTGGCTCTTCGGCGGCCGGCTCAAGGTGGAGGTCGGCGGTTTGTCGAGCGGCTATCGCTTGAAGGTCTAG